In Rhodothermales bacterium, the sequence CAAGGTGCTGACCGACGAGAGCCTGCAGAGTCTGCAAGCCTCCGAAATGCGCTTCGGCCGGCCCTTCGATCACCGTTTCGTGCCCTGGTGGGTGGAAGAGGGGCGGGATGAGGAATTCATCGCGAGCAGCCCGTATGTCCGCGCCATCTGGCTCTGGAAATACATGGTGCGCGAGTGCCACGCGTTTTACGAACAGCCGGCGCTCAAGGAGAGCGGACGCATCATGCTGCTCCGCTACGAGGACCTCATGCGCGACCCGCAGGGTTACGGACGCGCGATCCTCGAACACCTCGGCGAGCCGGCCAACAAGAGCTACATGAAGATGCTGGCCCAGGCGCACCCGCGCTCGATCGGCAACTTCAAACGCGTCAACGCGGAAGACCTCCGCGACGCCGAGCGCGTCGCCGGCGACGAACTGGCGCTCTACGGATACGTTTAGCATGCAAATCGCACAGTGCAAATCGCAAATCGGGGACATGGCGCACCGACACGGCGCCTACGCTTCCCTGGGAACGACGGATCGGGCACAATCTCCGATCGAGTCGTCCATTCCCTGTTTGCCTTTTAGGATTTACACGGTGCGATTCCAATCATGAACCTCCACCTCCTATATCCGATATTGCCTCCCGTGGTGGATGGGATAGGTGACTATACCTGTTGCCTGGCGATGACGCTGGCTCCGGGGCATCGGGTGACGATCTGGTCGAATCAGGATGCGTATTCGCCGATCGAGGGGGTGACGATCCGTTCGGCCTACGAGATCGATAGTCCGCGGCACATGCGTCCGCTCGTCGGCGCCGTGCTGAGCGAGCCGCCGGACTGGCTGGTGGTGCAGTACAACCCGTTCAGCTACGGCAAGTGGGGGTTTAATCCCGCGCTGCCGGCGGCGATCCGCCGGATCCGTAAGGGGGCGCCGGGTGTCCGCGTGGCGCTGATGGTGCACGAGCCCTTCGTGCCGATCACCGACTGGCGTTCGCTGGTGATGGGGTCGTGGCACCGCTGGCAGCTTCGGGCGCTGATGGCGCTGTCGGATGTCGTGTTTTTTTCGATCGCGCCGTGGGCCGAGACGTTCAAGCGGAAGCTTCCGCGCAAACGCGTCGAACATCTGCCGGTGGGCTCCAACATCCCCAACGAGCGGACGTCGCGCGCGGCCGCGCGGCAGGCGCTCGGCATCGGGAAGGACGAACTGGTCGCCGGCGTCTTCGGGAGCGCACATCCGTCGCGCATGCTCGGGTTTGTTCGGCGCGCCCTGGAAGCGATGGCGGCGGAGGGACACAGGGTCCGGCTGCTTAGCATCGGCACCGCCGGCGAACGCCTGCGGAAGGAGGTGGGCGGCTCGATCCGGATCACGGATACCGGGGTGCTGCCGGCGGCGTCCGTTTCGGCGCATTTCTCCGCGATGGATATCTACCTGAGCCCGTTCCGCAAGGGCGTGTCTACCCGGCGCGGCTCGTTTATTGTCGGGCTGCAGCACGGCATCGCCACCGTCGGCACGACCGGCGAGCACACGGATGCCATGTTGCGCGAGGCATCCGGGCGCGCGTTCATGCTGTCGCCGGACGACGACGCGGCGGCGTTTGCGCGCAACGCGGCCGCCCTTGCCGGCGATGCCGCTTTCCGCAAGCACGTCGCGGTGGATGGACAGGCTTTTTTTGAACGCCACCTCTCGTGGGAGCGTATCGCCACCCGTATGCTCGAAGTGATGAACGACGCGGACTTGCGCCTCGAATCCCCCCGAATCCTAACGGAAACCGCCCTGTGAGCATTCGCATCATCCGCCATATCGAGGTACCGGAGGCCGCCTACCAGACGCGCGCGAGCACGCTGGGCATGGGGCTTTTGCTGTTGTATCTGGCCATCTTCGGCTTTTTGCTCTGGGGCCGGCATGCCGATCTGCTCAACTATTATTACCCGATCGCCTCGCTCATCATCGGGTTCTGGTTTTACTGGGAGATGCCGACGTTTTACCTCGGTTTTGTCTGGTGGACCTGGTTTCTGACGCCCTTCGTCCGACGCATCATCGACTACCAGCTCGGGTATTATTCCCTCGATCCGCTGTCGATGTTGACGCCGTTTATCGTGGTGCTCCTCACGGTGTTTACGTTTTTCAGGTACGGCAAACGCCTGATGAACAAGGTCTACAAGCCCTTCCTGTTCGTGCTCGTCAGCATCATGTACGGGTTGGTGATCGGTCTGGCGCAGGGCGTCCAGCCGGTCAGCGCGGCGCTTCAGTTGCTCGAGTGGCTGTCGCCGGTTCTGCTCGGTTTTCACGTGGCCATCATGTGGCACGAGTATCCCGCGCTGCAGCGTTCGATCCAGTCGACCTTTACGTGGGGCGTGTTCCTCATGGGGCTCTACGGCATCTATCAGTTCTTTTTCGCGCCGGGATGGGACACGCTGTGGATGGAAGGCTCGCGCATGACGTCGATCGGTCACCCCGAGCCGATGGAGATCCGCGTCTTCGGGACGCTCAACGCGCCGGGGCCGTACGCGATGGTGATGATGGCCGGCCTCATCCTGCTCTTCAACGGGAAAGGGTTGTTCTCACGCCTGGCGATGGGGCCGGGATACGGCGGCTACCTCCTCGCCATGGTGCGCGGGTCGTGGGCCGGCTGGATTCTCGCCGTCATGTACCTCGTATGGCGGCTCCAGGGCATCCTGAAGGTGCGCCTCATGTACATCCTCGGGATCGGCATCGTCCTGATGCTGCCCCTCATGATGTTCGGCCCGGTGTCCGACAAGCTCAACGAACGCGTCGATACCGTGACCTCGCTCGAAGACGACGGCAGCTTCAAGGCGCGCAGCGACCTGTACGCCCAGTCGTCGGACCTCATCCTCGGCAACCCGATCGGCAACGGGCTCGGCAAGTTCACGTTCGACAGCGGCATCATCACGATCTTCTACGTGCTCGGCTGGCCGGGCACCGGGCTCTATGTCCTCGGATTCCTGCTGCTGCTCTTCCCCGCGATGCGCTGCACCGCGGCGAATACGGACCAGTTTACGGTGATGATCACCTCGATCGTCGTCTCCTTTTTTATCCTCATGGGCGCCTCCAACCAGGTGACCGGCGCCAAGGGATGCATCGTATGGGCCTTCCTGGGGATGACGGTGGCGTCGAGGCTCTATCATGGGAGCCGCGCCGCGCAGGCGGGGTGAGGCGCTCCAGGGACGACCGTGAAGATCGCGCTTTTTCATACTACCCTGCCTGAACCCGGCCGCAAGCCGGGCGGCGTCGAAGTGGCCGTCAGCCGGCTCGCCGACGAGCTGGCCCGCCACCCCGGCGACGAGGTGACCGTCTTCAGCCTGTCCCCGAAACCCGAGGGCGTCCGCTACCGGCATGTGCGCCTGTTCGAGGGCATGCCGGCCGTGCGCGAAAATCAGCTGCTGCGGTTGTTCGGGCTTCCGGTGCTGCTCAACGGGGCGGGATTCAAGGGGTTCGACGTCGTGCACCTGCACGGCGACGACTGGTTTCTTTTTGCGCGGGGCGGCGCCTCGGTGCGGACGCTTCATGGCTCGGCGCTGTTCGAGGCCCGGTCCGCCACGTCGCTGAAACGCCGGCTGGCGCAGTACGCGGTGTATCCGCTCGAACACCTGGCGGCGCGTCTGGCGACGGTGTCGCTGGCGGTCGGCCCGAAAACGGCCGAGGTGTACCGGCTCAGCCGGCTGGCCAACAACGGCGTCAACCTGTCGCTCTTCCATCCCGGGGAGAAGGCGGCCGCGCCGACCATCCTGTATATCGGCACCTGGGAAGGCCGCAAGCGCGGGCGCTTCCTGTTCGAGACGTTTGTCGAACGCGTGCTGCCGGCCCGGCCGGATGCCGAACTGATCATGGTGGCGGACCACGCCCCCGAACACCCGCGGGTGCGCAACGTGCGTTTTCCCGACGACCAGACCCTCGCCGCGCTCTACCGGTCGGCGTGGGTCTTCGCCTACCCGAGCGTCTATGAAGGCTTCGGCATCCCGTACATCGAGGCCATGGCCAGCGGCACCCCGGTGGTCTGCTCGGCAAACGACGGCGCCGGGTATGTGCTGGACGCCGGCCGCTACGGGACCATCGCGCCGGACGCCGCATTCGGCGACGCGGTCGTCACCCTGCTCGACGACGCCGGCCGGCGCGACGCGATGATCCGCGACGGACTCGCGCGCGCGGCGGAATTTTCCTGGGAGGCCGTCGCTCGCCAGCACCGCGCGGTGTATGAAGAAGCTATCCGCCTGCGACGCAACGGGCACGCTACGAACGGAGCCGTATGAACCCTCAGTCCAAGATCAACCTCATATACATCGCCAGCATCGGGCGCAGCGGCTCGACGCTGCTCGAATCGATGCTCGGAGCGCACACCCAGATCCAGACGATGGGCGAGCTGCACATCTGGCCGCACGAGATCGAACAGGGCGGCGTGCGTCCCTGCAGCTGCGGGCAGTTCGTCGAACAATGCGTGTTCTGGTCGGCCATGCGCCGGCGCGTCGATCCCCTGGCTCAGCCCGAGCCCCGGCTCCACTTCTTCCGCGAGAAGCACAACGCCGGCCGGACGCTCCGCATCCCGAAACTGGGCGCCTTCAAACGGGGCTTTACCCCCACGGGCGAGATGAAGCGCGCCATCGACACGTACGGACGCAACAACGCCGAAATCCTGTCGGCCTTCATGGACCTCATGCAGGAGCAGCTGGGCGAGACGCCGGCGTGGATCGTCGACGCCTCGAAAGATCCCTATCGCCTCGCGTGGCTCCACCACTCGGGGCTGTTCAACCTCAAGGTGATCCACCTCGTGAAGGACCCGCGCGCGTTCATCTATTCGGTGACCAAGCACCTGTCCGATGCCGGCGAAGGCTTCAACCTGCATAAGCGGCTGTATTACACGGCGCGGCAATCGACCGCCTGGATTACCCAGAATGCGCTGTTTTCGCGGCTCGCCTCGAGCTTTTTCGACGCCAGCACCTACCAGCTGATCAAATACGAGACGCTGGCCACCGATCCCGAAGGCACGTTCCAGGCCGTGTGCGACTTCCTCGGCACCCCGTACGAGGCCGAAGCCGTCAAAAACTTCAGGGAAGGCAGTATCCATACCATCGCCGGCAACCCGATGCGGTACGAGAACCGCGGGATCTCGCTCGATGAAAAATGGAAGACCCGCCTGCCAGCCTCAAGCCGCACCCTCGCGTCCATCCTCACCGCCCCAACAAAGGCGCGCTATGGATACCTTTGACCTTTATTCCTAGCTAATCCGTAAATCGCCAATCCTTGCTCGCAAATCCCTGATCGCTAATCCATGAACCCCATCTCCGACATCCAGACCGCCCCGCCCGCCTCGGCGCTGCGCACGTTGCGCGCGCTGCAGATCGGCGTGGGGTGGCTGCCCGACGAGAAGGGGGCCGGGTTGGACCGGGTCTTTTATGCGCTGGCGCAACACCTGCCGGAGGCCGGCGTGGAGGGGAAGGGGCTGGTCGTGGGGCGGTCGGATGTGGGGGCGCGTACGGATGGGCGCGTGCAGGCCTTTTCGCCGCACGACGCCTCGCTGCCGAGCCGGCTCCGCGCCGTGCGCGCGGCGACGAAGGCCGAGCTGGCCGGTGGGGCATTCGATCTGGTCGCCGCCCACTTCGCGTTGTTTGCCTTTCCCGCGCTCGGGGCGCTGAAACGGACCCCGCTGGTGGTGCACTTTCACGGCCCCTGGGCGGCGGAGTCCCAGGCCGAAGGGGAGGCCGGCTTGGCCGTGAAGGCGAAATGGCTCCTGGAGCGCACCGTCTACCGCCGCGCCGAGCGGCTCATCGTGTTGTCCGAGGCGTTTCGTAACGTGCTCGTCGCGTCGTACGGCATCGACCCGGACCGCATCCGCATCGTGCGCGGGGGCGTTCATCTGGAGCGATTCACCGTCGCCGGCACCCGCGCGGATGCGCGCCGGCGTCTCGGGTGGCCGGTCGACCGGCCGACGCTGCTCGTCGTCCGCCGGCTGGCGCGCCGGATGGGGCTCGAAAACCTGATCGACGCGATGGAGGAGGTCCGCCGCGCGCATCCGGACGCCCTGCTGATGATCGCCGGCAGCGGCCCGATCCGCGATGAGCTGCAGGCACGCATTGTCGAGCGCAACCTGTCCGAACAGGTGCGGCTGCTCGGCTTCGTCGCCGAGGAGGACTTGCCGTGGGCGTACGCCGCGGCCGATTTTTCGATCGTGCCGACGGTGGCGCTGGAGGGGTTCGGGTTGATCACGGTCGAGTCCATGGCCACCGGCACGCCGGTGCTCGTGACCAACATCGGCGGGCTGCCCGAGGTCGTCCGCGATCTCTCGGAAGACCTGATCATGCCGGATGCCGCGCCGGCCACCCTCGCGCAGTACATCGGCGAGGTGCTGGGCGGCCATCTGAAGCTGCCCACGGCGGAGGCCTGCCGGCGTTTTGTGGAAGAGCGCTATACCTGGACGGCCATCGCCCGCCAGACGCGCGATGTGTATGAGGAGGTGGTCCGATGAAGCCGCGCATCCTGTTTGTCGATCACGCCGGCGTCCTGGGCGGGGCCGAACTGTATCTCCTGGATATCGCCCGGCGGCTGCAGGACCGTGCGCATGTCGTCGTGTTCGAGCCGGGCCCGTTCGTCGACCGTCTCCGCGAGGCCGGCGTGTCCTGCGAGGTGATCGCGGCATCGGATGCGATGCTGGGCGTCGAGCGGGAGGGGGGCAGGATGCAGGATTTGAAGGCGATCCCGGCGGTGCTCGGGATGGTCAACCGGGTACGCCGGCTGGCCCGGGGGTACGACGTCGTCTTCGCCAACTCGCAGAAGGGCATGATCGTCGGCGCGCTCGCCGGATGGCTCGCGCGCCGGCCCGTCGTCTGGAACCTGCACGACATCATGACGGCCGACCATTTCAGCGGGATGCACCGGGCGCTCGCCGTGCAGATGGCGAACCGGTTCATCCGGAGGGTGCTCGTCAATTCCGAGGCCACCCGCGTCGCCTTCACCGAAAGCGGCGGACGCACGCCGACGTCGACGGTGTTCAACGGGCACGACCCGTCGGTCTTCGACCGCGTGACCGAAGAGGCCGTCGCCGCCCAGCGGGAGGCGCTGGGTGCGGGCCGCTACCGGCTCGTCGGCGTCTTCAGCCGCCTGGCGCCCTGGAAGGGGCAGCACGTGCTGCTCCGGGCCCTGCCGGCGTTGCCCGACGTGCGCGCCGTCCTGGTAGGGGGCGCGTTGTTTCAGGACGATAAAGCCTATGAGGCGCAGCTCCGCCGTGAAGCCGAGTCCCTCGGGGTCGCGGATCGGGTTCTTTTTCTCGGCTTTCGGGACGATGTGCCGCTGCTGATGCGCAGCGTCGACATCGTCGCCCACACCTCCATCTCGCCCGAGCCGTTCGGCCGGGTGATCGTGGAGGGGATGCTGGCGCGGCGGCCCGTCATCGCGGCGGAGGCCGGCGGCGCGCTCGAAATCATCGACGAAGCCGGGCTGGGCATGCTGACCCCGCCGGGCGACGAGGGGGCACTGGCGGACGCGATCCGGCAGGTGCTCGCCGACCCCGATGCGGCCGAACGCATGGCGTCGGCCGGCCGGCGGGCCGCCGAGGCGCGGTTTACGATCGACCGAACGGTACAGGATATCAACGAACAACTAGCACAGGTCCTTGGTGACAGCTATGGCGTTACAGCGCGTGAAACGACCGCTCCTTCAGTTAAAATTTGAAGTGCGTTCGCTGCTGGCCCGCGAACCGGGCCTGCGGCTGTTCTATCAGCCTTTTATCTGGTGGGCCCAGCGCAAGGCGGTCGGCCACATCGACCCGTCCGAATGCACCATCAACGCCGGCACCGAGTTCGTGATCGACGGCTTCCAGGGCTCGGGCAACAGCTTCGCGACGGTGGCCTTCAAACGCAGCCAGGAGCGTCCGCTGCGGCTGGCTCACCATCTGCATTCGCCGGCGCAGATCATCCAGGCCGCGAAGGCGGGGCTTCCGGTGCTCATCACGATCCGCGAGCCGCGCGGGGCCGCCATCTCGCTGGTGAGCCGCTGGCCGTACGTGTCGCTGCGCCAGGCGGTGCGCGGCTACATCCATTTTTATGAGAAGATCATGGATGTCGCGCCGGCGTGCGTGATCAGTCCGTTCGACATGACCACGAACCACCTCGACGAGGTCATCGAAGCCGTCAATGCCCGTTATGGCAAGGACTTTGGCGTATTCCAGTACACGGAGGCCAACATGAACGCGTTGCGCGACCCCGAGCAGCTGGGTTCGGAAGGGGAGCAGCGGCGCAAGGAGATGAAGGCGGCCATGAAGGCCGAGTT encodes:
- a CDS encoding glycosyltransferase family 4 protein → MKIALFHTTLPEPGRKPGGVEVAVSRLADELARHPGDEVTVFSLSPKPEGVRYRHVRLFEGMPAVRENQLLRLFGLPVLLNGAGFKGFDVVHLHGDDWFLFARGGASVRTLHGSALFEARSATSLKRRLAQYAVYPLEHLAARLATVSLAVGPKTAEVYRLSRLANNGVNLSLFHPGEKAAAPTILYIGTWEGRKRGRFLFETFVERVLPARPDAELIMVADHAPEHPRVRNVRFPDDQTLAALYRSAWVFAYPSVYEGFGIPYIEAMASGTPVVCSANDGAGYVLDAGRYGTIAPDAAFGDAVVTLLDDAGRRDAMIRDGLARAAEFSWEAVARQHRAVYEEAIRLRRNGHATNGAV
- a CDS encoding sulfotransferase, whose translation is MNPQSKINLIYIASIGRSGSTLLESMLGAHTQIQTMGELHIWPHEIEQGGVRPCSCGQFVEQCVFWSAMRRRVDPLAQPEPRLHFFREKHNAGRTLRIPKLGAFKRGFTPTGEMKRAIDTYGRNNAEILSAFMDLMQEQLGETPAWIVDASKDPYRLAWLHHSGLFNLKVIHLVKDPRAFIYSVTKHLSDAGEGFNLHKRLYYTARQSTAWITQNALFSRLASSFFDASTYQLIKYETLATDPEGTFQAVCDFLGTPYEAEAVKNFREGSIHTIAGNPMRYENRGISLDEKWKTRLPASSRTLASILTAPTKARYGYL
- a CDS encoding glycosyltransferase family 4 protein, producing MNPISDIQTAPPASALRTLRALQIGVGWLPDEKGAGLDRVFYALAQHLPEAGVEGKGLVVGRSDVGARTDGRVQAFSPHDASLPSRLRAVRAATKAELAGGAFDLVAAHFALFAFPALGALKRTPLVVHFHGPWAAESQAEGEAGLAVKAKWLLERTVYRRAERLIVLSEAFRNVLVASYGIDPDRIRIVRGGVHLERFTVAGTRADARRRLGWPVDRPTLLVVRRLARRMGLENLIDAMEEVRRAHPDALLMIAGSGPIRDELQARIVERNLSEQVRLLGFVAEEDLPWAYAAADFSIVPTVALEGFGLITVESMATGTPVLVTNIGGLPEVVRDLSEDLIMPDAAPATLAQYIGEVLGGHLKLPTAEACRRFVEERYTWTAIARQTRDVYEEVVR
- a CDS encoding glycosyltransferase family 4 protein, encoding MKPRILFVDHAGVLGGAELYLLDIARRLQDRAHVVVFEPGPFVDRLREAGVSCEVIAASDAMLGVEREGGRMQDLKAIPAVLGMVNRVRRLARGYDVVFANSQKGMIVGALAGWLARRPVVWNLHDIMTADHFSGMHRALAVQMANRFIRRVLVNSEATRVAFTESGGRTPTSTVFNGHDPSVFDRVTEEAVAAQREALGAGRYRLVGVFSRLAPWKGQHVLLRALPALPDVRAVLVGGALFQDDKAYEAQLRREAESLGVADRVLFLGFRDDVPLLMRSVDIVAHTSISPEPFGRVIVEGMLARRPVIAAEAGGALEIIDEAGLGMLTPPGDEGALADAIRQVLADPDAAERMASAGRRAAEARFTIDRTVQDINEQLAQVLGDSYGVTARETTAPSVKI